Proteins encoded within one genomic window of Nordella sp. HKS 07:
- a CDS encoding N-formylglutamate amidohydrolase translates to MRDIMERLLEPNEPDPVVVQNPDGASEILLISDHAGRLIPRRLGTLGLGDADLDRHIAWDIGIRDVTTQVSDKLGATYIYQRYSRLVIDCNRKPGVAQSIAVVSDGTEVPGNRNLTAAEVRAREVELLHPYQATIERELDRRKATGLPTVIFAMHSCTPVFGNDPPRPWQIGVIAHRDWRIGEALLALLSAEAGLCVGRNKPYEVNMEMDYTIPVHAEGRGLPYVEIEIRQDLIADAAGHRRWAELMSRLLPQVVERSGVLKT, encoded by the coding sequence TTGCGTGACATCATGGAGCGGCTGCTCGAGCCCAACGAACCAGATCCCGTCGTGGTCCAGAACCCGGACGGTGCATCGGAAATCCTGCTGATCTCCGACCATGCCGGCCGGCTCATCCCGCGCCGGCTGGGCACGCTGGGCCTGGGCGACGCCGACCTCGATCGGCACATCGCCTGGGATATCGGCATCCGCGACGTCACCACCCAGGTCTCCGACAAGCTCGGCGCAACCTATATCTACCAGCGCTATTCGCGGCTGGTGATCGACTGCAACCGGAAGCCGGGCGTGGCGCAGTCGATCGCTGTGGTCAGCGACGGCACCGAAGTGCCGGGCAATCGCAATTTGACGGCCGCCGAGGTGCGGGCGCGCGAAGTCGAGCTCCTGCACCCCTATCAGGCGACGATCGAACGCGAGCTGGATCGCCGCAAAGCAACCGGCCTGCCGACGGTGATCTTTGCCATGCACAGCTGCACGCCGGTGTTCGGCAACGACCCGCCCCGGCCCTGGCAGATCGGGGTGATCGCGCATCGCGACTGGCGGATCGGCGAGGCTTTGCTGGCCCTGCTGTCCGCCGAAGCCGGCTTGTGCGTCGGCCGGAACAAGCCTTACGAAGTGAACATGGAGATGGATTATACCATTCCGGTCCATGCCGAGGGGCGCGGCCTGCCTTATGTCGAGATCGAGATCAGACAGGACCTGATCGCCGACGCGGCGGGCCATCGCAGATGGGCGGAGCTCATGAG